A DNA window from Streptomyces canus contains the following coding sequences:
- a CDS encoding DUF3566 domain-containing protein: MSGATGAGSTGTSTGSSPGSEADGGGRGSAARAAETHPTDTHTTQLKAIKPPATDSRSPETHGSQGGPVTDTQPPAQPTAPAAPPQAAAQPQPSPSPLPGERRPQQQAGPYHPPQAYPTQATPAGAVRRPRTGARTTPRTRKARLRVAKADPWSVMKVSFLLSIALGICTIVAAAVLWMVMDAMGVFSTVGGTISEATGSNESNGFDLQAFLSLPNVLMFTSIIAVIDVVLATALATLGAFIYNLSAGFVGGVELTLAEDE, translated from the coding sequence GTGAGCGGAGCCACGGGCGCCGGATCGACCGGAACCTCTACGGGGTCTTCCCCCGGCTCGGAGGCGGACGGCGGCGGCCGTGGCTCTGCCGCGCGTGCGGCAGAAACGCACCCGACAGATACGCACACGACTCAACTCAAGGCGATCAAGCCGCCCGCGACGGACTCGCGCTCGCCCGAGACTCATGGATCCCAGGGGGGACCTGTGACGGACACCCAGCCGCCGGCCCAGCCGACGGCGCCCGCCGCACCGCCGCAGGCGGCGGCTCAGCCCCAGCCTTCGCCCTCTCCGCTGCCGGGGGAACGCCGGCCGCAGCAGCAGGCCGGCCCGTACCACCCACCGCAGGCCTACCCGACGCAGGCCACCCCGGCCGGTGCGGTACGACGCCCGCGCACCGGCGCGCGCACCACGCCCCGTACCCGCAAGGCACGTCTGCGGGTGGCCAAGGCCGACCCGTGGTCCGTCATGAAGGTCAGCTTCCTGCTCTCCATCGCACTGGGCATCTGCACGATCGTCGCGGCCGCCGTGCTGTGGATGGTCATGGACGCGATGGGCGTCTTCTCGACGGTCGGCGGGACGATCTCCGAGGCGACCGGCTCGAACGAGTCGAACGGCTTCGACCTCCAGGCGTTCCTCTCCCTGCCGAACGTCCTGATGTTCACGTCGATCATCGCGGTCATCGACGTCGTCCTCGCGACGGCTCTCGCGACCCTCGGAGCGTTCATCTACAACCTCTCCGCGGGCTTCGTCGGCGGCGTCGAGCTGACGCTGGCGGAGGACGAGTAA
- a CDS encoding VOC family protein, whose protein sequence is MTLEWEQVIVHSVDPTALGQWWAEALGWVVVHSSDEEFEIRPEPDRLPGLDFVRIAESKKVKSRLHLDFRPDDQAAEVARLEAHGAKRVDIGQGDQSWVVMADPEGNEFCVLGQRRQ, encoded by the coding sequence ATGACCTTGGAATGGGAACAGGTAATCGTTCACTCGGTGGATCCGACGGCCCTGGGGCAGTGGTGGGCCGAGGCTCTTGGCTGGGTGGTCGTCCACTCCTCCGATGAGGAGTTCGAGATCCGCCCGGAGCCGGATCGCCTGCCGGGGTTGGACTTCGTCAGGATCGCCGAGAGCAAGAAGGTCAAAAGTCGGCTGCATCTCGACTTCAGGCCTGATGACCAGGCCGCCGAGGTGGCTCGCCTTGAAGCTCATGGTGCCAAGCGTGTCGACATCGGCCAGGGTGACCAGTCGTGGGTCGTCATGGCAGACCCTGAAGGCAATGAGTTCTGTGTTCTGGGCCAACGGCGTCAGTGA
- a CDS encoding DUF6344 domain-containing protein produces the protein MALNKVMKLWTVVITAFLALFTALGLITTTDAAAVPQTQPDRNSAVAHPEPPAMSHGLWSYARSLPPTMKQRIRAEAHGKTPSCRPRSLAATDTPADTDSDSDTAEPAAAGCA, from the coding sequence ATGGCCCTGAACAAGGTCATGAAGCTGTGGACCGTCGTCATCACCGCCTTCCTCGCGCTGTTCACGGCGCTCGGACTCATCACGACGACCGACGCCGCTGCGGTACCGCAGACCCAGCCGGACCGCAACAGCGCCGTCGCACACCCGGAGCCCCCGGCGATGTCCCACGGCCTCTGGTCCTACGCCAGATCCCTGCCTCCCACGATGAAGCAGCGCATCCGGGCCGAGGCCCACGGCAAGACCCCCAGCTGCCGCCCCCGCTCCCTCGCCGCCACTGACACGCCCGCGGACACGGACTCGGACTCGGACACAGCCGAACCGGCTGCAGCGGGCTGTGCCTGA
- a CDS encoding DLW-39 family protein → MKKLLLVALAAIGGLLVYRQIQADRAEQDLWTEATDSVPTGS, encoded by the coding sequence GTGAAGAAGCTTCTCCTGGTCGCACTGGCCGCCATCGGCGGGCTCCTCGTGTACCGCCAGATCCAGGCGGATCGCGCCGAGCAGGATCTGTGGACGGAGGCGACTGACTCCGTGCCCACGGGTTCGTGA
- a CDS encoding helix-turn-helix domain-containing protein → MDAAQQEATARARELQRNWYGEPLGALFRKLIDDLGLNQARLAGVLGLSAPMLSQLMSGQRAKIGNPAVVQRVQLLQDLAGQVADGSVSAAEATERMDEIKKSQGGSVLSNTTTTTSSSGAPTVKRVVREIQSLLRSVAAAGDIIDAADTLAATHPELAEFLRVYGAGRTSDAVTHYQSHQN, encoded by the coding sequence ATGGACGCCGCACAGCAGGAAGCGACCGCAAGAGCGCGGGAACTGCAGCGGAACTGGTATGGGGAGCCGCTGGGGGCGCTCTTCCGTAAGCTCATAGACGACCTCGGCCTCAACCAGGCTCGTCTCGCGGGGGTACTGGGGCTGTCGGCTCCGATGTTGTCTCAGCTGATGAGCGGTCAGCGGGCGAAGATCGGCAATCCCGCCGTGGTCCAGCGGGTACAGCTGCTGCAGGACCTGGCGGGGCAGGTCGCGGACGGCAGCGTGAGCGCGGCCGAGGCGACCGAGCGCATGGACGAGATCAAGAAGTCGCAGGGGGGCTCGGTGCTCAGCAACACCACGACCACGACGAGTAGTTCAGGAGCGCCGACGGTCAAGCGGGTCGTCCGCGAGATCCAGTCGCTGCTGCGCTCAGTGGCCGCCGCCGGGGACATCATCGACGCGGCGGACACCCTCGCCGCGACCCACCCGGAACTGGCAGAGTTCCTCCGGGTCTACGGCGCCGGCCGCACGTCCGACGCGGTCACCCACTACCAGTCCCACCAGAACTGA
- a CDS encoding glycoside hydrolase family 26 protein, whose amino-acid sequence MKPSRRGSAALATVLLLLASACTARAPEPSAVSAYGAYVGYEPADVGRLGELGAWLGGPAPRVGHVYLPGDRWSNIEGAPGFLESWASWRRADPRRMFVLDVPMLERSEADLPDGTVRTELRRGADGDYDGHFRTLARRLTALGVPDAIVVLGWEMNGTTYTHRCGPDPAAWKAYWSRVVRAMRSVPGQRFRFEFTPNRGRDAIPWPRCYPGDEVVDIIGMDAYDAPRGLRFTDQVSEPYGLLAHVRFARAHGKPFSYQEWGLYENGDNPAYMRGMLTWFARERPLYQAITDYCPHGVWGCRAHPRSSAVYRSLMK is encoded by the coding sequence ATGAAGCCCTCGCGCCGTGGGTCGGCCGCCCTGGCCACCGTACTGCTGCTCCTGGCTTCGGCCTGCACCGCTCGCGCCCCCGAGCCCTCGGCGGTTTCCGCGTACGGCGCGTACGTCGGCTACGAGCCGGCCGACGTGGGCCGTCTCGGCGAACTCGGCGCTTGGCTCGGCGGGCCCGCGCCCCGGGTCGGGCATGTGTATCTGCCTGGCGACCGCTGGAGCAACATCGAGGGCGCGCCGGGCTTTCTGGAGTCCTGGGCGTCATGGCGGCGGGCCGACCCGCGGCGGATGTTCGTCCTCGACGTGCCGATGCTGGAGCGCAGCGAGGCCGATCTCCCGGACGGCACGGTCCGCACCGAGCTGCGGCGCGGGGCGGACGGCGACTACGACGGCCATTTCCGCACTCTGGCCCGCCGACTGACGGCTCTCGGCGTCCCGGACGCGATCGTCGTGCTCGGCTGGGAGATGAACGGCACCACCTACACCCACCGCTGCGGCCCGGACCCGGCCGCGTGGAAGGCGTACTGGTCCAGGGTCGTGCGGGCGATGCGCTCGGTACCCGGTCAGCGCTTCCGCTTCGAGTTCACGCCCAACCGCGGCCGCGACGCGATTCCGTGGCCGCGCTGCTATCCGGGCGACGAGGTCGTCGACATCATCGGCATGGACGCCTACGACGCCCCGCGCGGCCTGCGCTTCACCGACCAGGTGAGCGAGCCGTACGGTCTGCTCGCCCACGTCCGCTTCGCCCGCGCCCACGGCAAACCGTTCTCGTACCAGGAGTGGGGCCTGTACGAGAACGGCGACAACCCGGCGTACATGCGCGGCATGCTCACCTGGTTCGCCCGGGAGCGCCCCCTCTACCAGGCCATTACCGACTACTGCCCGCACGGCGTGTGGGGCTGCCGGGCCCATCCGAGGTCGTCAGCGGTCTACCGCTCGCTGATGAAGTAG
- a CDS encoding DUF5324 family protein — protein MTRIDSVRAATGSAKDSVLHAAEVVAPYADTAKDKASHYATEARVRLAPKVSQAAEQARVQYGAHVAPRLEQARTHVPPKVDQAAHEAAVRTRKAARQAADYSRPRIEQAVAAAGPVRDEATARSVAALAALRGQITPKEVQKLVRKHERRARAGRLAKALAVVGVVAGGAFAAWKWWDKQANPDWLVEPPAATEVPETGRLTSVDGSGQSVLDPEVQAKEAEEDAARHDEGR, from the coding sequence GTGACCCGCATCGACAGCGTGCGCGCCGCGACCGGCTCGGCGAAGGACAGCGTGCTGCACGCCGCGGAAGTGGTGGCGCCCTACGCCGACACGGCCAAGGACAAGGCCTCGCACTACGCGACGGAGGCACGCGTACGGCTCGCGCCGAAGGTCTCGCAGGCGGCTGAGCAGGCGCGTGTCCAGTACGGCGCCCATGTCGCGCCGCGCCTGGAGCAGGCCCGTACGCATGTTCCGCCGAAGGTCGACCAGGCCGCTCACGAGGCTGCCGTACGTACCCGGAAGGCGGCCCGTCAGGCTGCCGACTACTCCCGTCCGAGGATCGAGCAGGCCGTCGCCGCGGCCGGTCCGGTCCGTGATGAGGCCACGGCCCGGAGCGTGGCCGCACTGGCCGCACTGCGCGGCCAGATCACGCCCAAGGAGGTCCAGAAGCTGGTCCGCAAGCACGAGCGGCGGGCCCGTGCAGGACGTCTTGCCAAGGCGCTGGCGGTCGTGGGTGTCGTGGCGGGCGGTGCCTTCGCCGCCTGGAAGTGGTGGGACAAGCAGGCCAATCCCGACTGGCTGGTCGAGCCGCCGGCCGCGACCGAGGTGCCCGAGACGGGCCGGCTGACGTCCGTGGACGGCAGCGGCCAGTCCGTCCTGGACCCGGAGGTCCAGGCGAAGGAGGCCGAGGAGGACGCGGCGAGGCACGACGAAGGGCGCTGA
- a CDS encoding peptidylprolyl isomerase, whose amino-acid sequence MAEQLYATLKTNHGDIEVRLLPNHAPKTVRNFVELAQGEREWTHPGTGEKSTKRLYDGTIFHRVISGFMIQGGDPLGTGIGGPGYEFEDEFHPDLGFNKPYLLAMANAGPGTNGSQFFITVSPTAWLNRKHTIFGEVTDAASQKVVDAIAAVKTTRPNDRPVNDVVIEQVVVETRQG is encoded by the coding sequence GTGGCCGAGCAGCTTTACGCCACCCTGAAGACCAACCACGGCGACATCGAAGTCCGGCTCCTGCCGAACCACGCCCCGAAGACGGTCAGGAACTTCGTCGAACTCGCCCAGGGCGAGCGCGAGTGGACGCACCCGGGCACCGGTGAGAAGTCCACCAAGAGGCTCTACGACGGCACGATCTTCCACCGCGTCATCAGCGGCTTCATGATCCAGGGCGGCGACCCGCTGGGCACCGGCATCGGCGGTCCCGGCTACGAGTTCGAGGACGAGTTCCACCCGGACCTCGGCTTCAACAAGCCCTACCTGCTCGCCATGGCCAACGCGGGCCCCGGCACCAACGGCTCGCAGTTCTTCATCACCGTCTCCCCGACGGCCTGGCTGAACCGCAAGCACACCATCTTCGGCGAGGTCACGGACGCGGCCAGCCAGAAGGTCGTGGACGCCATCGCCGCCGTCAAGACCACCCGCCCCAACGACCGGCCGGTGAACGACGTCGTCATCGAGCAGGTCGTCGTGGAGACCCGCCAGGGCTGA
- a CDS encoding rhomboid family intramembrane serine protease has product MNQEAGSSPEAQNLPGCYRHPDRETGIRCTRCERPICPECMVSASVGFHCPECVRDGSGGPAPAAARPRTLAGGTVTADPRLLTKILIGINVAVFIAIQAKDSLATDLSLIAAWPPAPFTPTVGVADGQYYRLVTSMFAHQEIWHIGFNMLSLWWLGGPLEAALGRARYLAVYFVSGLAGSALAYLLADPGTQTLGASGAIFGLFGATAVLMRRLNYDLRPIIALLVINLIFTFGWSSISWQAHIGGLVAGLITGYGMVHAPRERRSLVQYGTCALVLLVIVGMTLFRTAQLT; this is encoded by the coding sequence ATGAATCAGGAGGCGGGCAGTTCACCGGAGGCCCAGAACCTGCCTGGCTGCTACCGGCACCCGGACCGTGAGACCGGCATCCGCTGCACCCGCTGCGAGCGCCCGATCTGCCCCGAGTGCATGGTCAGCGCCTCCGTCGGCTTCCATTGCCCCGAATGCGTGCGCGACGGGAGCGGCGGACCGGCTCCGGCCGCGGCGAGGCCCCGCACCCTCGCGGGCGGGACGGTCACGGCCGACCCCCGGCTGCTGACCAAGATCCTGATCGGGATCAACGTCGCGGTGTTCATCGCCATCCAGGCCAAGGACTCCCTGGCGACGGACCTCAGCCTCATCGCTGCCTGGCCGCCGGCGCCGTTCACACCCACCGTGGGGGTCGCGGACGGGCAGTACTACCGCCTCGTCACCTCGATGTTCGCGCACCAGGAGATCTGGCACATCGGCTTCAACATGCTGAGCCTGTGGTGGCTCGGTGGCCCCCTCGAAGCGGCCCTGGGCCGTGCCCGTTATCTCGCGGTCTACTTCGTCTCCGGTCTCGCGGGCAGCGCCCTGGCCTACCTGCTGGCCGATCCGGGCACCCAGACACTCGGCGCCTCCGGTGCCATTTTCGGCCTCTTCGGCGCGACCGCGGTCCTGATGCGACGGCTCAACTACGACCTGCGGCCGATCATCGCCCTCCTGGTGATCAACCTGATCTTCACCTTCGGCTGGAGCAGCATCTCCTGGCAGGCCCACATCGGTGGCCTCGTCGCAGGCCTGATCACGGGGTACGGCATGGTCCACGCCCCACGCGAGCGGCGGTCGCTGGTGCAGTACGGCACCTGCGCGCTGGTCCTGCTGGTCATCGTGGGTATGACGCTGTTCAGGACCGCCCAGCTGACCTGA
- the crgA gene encoding cell division protein CrgA, with product MPKSRIRKKADYTPPPAKQATAIKLTSRAWVAPVMLAMFLIGLAWIVVFYVTDGSLPIDALDNWNIVVGFGFIAAGFGVSTQWK from the coding sequence GTGCCGAAGTCACGTATCCGCAAGAAGGCCGACTACACGCCGCCCCCGGCGAAGCAGGCGACCGCCATCAAGCTGACCAGCCGCGCGTGGGTAGCCCCCGTGATGCTGGCCATGTTCCTCATCGGGCTCGCCTGGATCGTCGTCTTCTATGTGACGGACGGCTCGCTCCCCATCGACGCTCTGGACAACTGGAACATCGTGGTGGGCTTCGGCTTCATCGCTGCCGGATTCGGCGTCTCCACCCAGTGGAAGTAA
- a CDS encoding DUF881 domain-containing protein produces MSNSADSPQPGSSPVRRRSFRPVRLLTVAVFALAGLIFFTSFNTAKGTNIRTDASLLKLSDLIQERSHNNGELDESNGSLRRDVEALAERDDGSTKAEDDKLAALEGRAGTQKIKGKAVTVTLDDAPPNATAKLPGYPEPQPDYLVIHQQDLQAVVNALWKGGAQGIKVMDQRLISTSAVRCVGNTLILQGRVYSPPYKIQAVGDPGKLKQALADSKAIQNYMVYVNVYGLGWNVADDGTVTLPGYSGTVDLQYAKPVE; encoded by the coding sequence TTGAGCAATTCTGCCGACTCACCCCAGCCCGGATCCAGTCCTGTCCGCAGGCGGAGTTTCCGGCCGGTGAGACTGCTCACGGTGGCCGTCTTCGCTCTCGCGGGACTCATTTTCTTCACGAGTTTCAATACGGCCAAGGGCACCAACATCCGCACGGACGCGTCCCTGCTGAAGCTCTCGGACCTCATCCAGGAGCGCAGCCACAACAACGGTGAGCTCGACGAGTCGAACGGCTCGCTGCGCCGGGACGTCGAGGCACTGGCCGAGCGCGACGACGGCAGCACCAAAGCCGAGGACGACAAGCTCGCCGCCTTGGAGGGCAGGGCGGGCACCCAGAAGATCAAGGGGAAGGCGGTCACGGTCACGCTCGACGACGCCCCGCCGAACGCCACCGCCAAGCTCCCCGGCTATCCCGAGCCTCAGCCCGACTACCTGGTCATCCACCAGCAGGACCTCCAGGCCGTGGTCAATGCCCTGTGGAAGGGCGGCGCGCAGGGCATCAAGGTCATGGACCAGCGGCTGATCTCCACCAGCGCCGTGCGCTGTGTCGGCAACACCCTGATCCTCCAGGGCCGCGTCTACTCGCCGCCGTACAAGATCCAGGCGGTCGGTGACCCGGGGAAGCTGAAGCAGGCGCTCGCGGACTCCAAGGCGATCCAGAACTACATGGTCTACGTCAATGTCTACGGCCTCGGCTGGAATGTCGCCGACGACGGCACGGTGACTCTTCCCGGCTACTCGGGCACAGTGGATCTGCAGTACGCCAAGCCCGTGGAGTGA
- a CDS encoding class E sortase, whose protein sequence is MRVVVRTVSELCITVGALIVLFVAYVLFWTGVKADTVMDDQIDQLQNQWSKGSVQQPKATAGATATPAEPAPYRSGQPFAIMYIPRLGFTWNKPVLEGTQVGTLKKGLGHYTNTAQLGQRGNFSVAGHRRTYGDPFKDFPKLRRGDAVVLTDGTTWFTYRIDKGPYKTVPTDIEVIDPVPRKSGYTRPGRYLTLTTCDPEWGHSHRLIVWAHLDSTQPVEDGKPVALRR, encoded by the coding sequence GTGCGTGTCGTCGTCAGGACCGTCAGCGAGCTGTGCATCACCGTCGGCGCCCTGATCGTGTTGTTCGTCGCCTATGTGCTGTTCTGGACCGGTGTGAAGGCCGACACCGTCATGGACGACCAGATCGACCAGTTACAGAACCAGTGGTCCAAGGGGAGCGTGCAGCAGCCGAAGGCGACGGCCGGTGCCACCGCGACTCCGGCGGAGCCGGCGCCGTACCGGAGCGGGCAGCCCTTCGCGATCATGTACATTCCGCGGCTTGGTTTCACGTGGAACAAGCCCGTGCTCGAAGGCACCCAGGTCGGCACCCTGAAGAAGGGCCTCGGTCACTACACGAACACCGCGCAGCTCGGTCAGCGGGGCAACTTCTCGGTCGCCGGGCACCGGCGCACCTACGGGGATCCGTTCAAGGACTTTCCCAAACTTCGGCGCGGTGACGCGGTCGTCCTGACCGACGGGACCACCTGGTTCACGTATCGGATCGACAAAGGGCCTTACAAAACAGTGCCCACCGACATTGAGGTGATCGATCCTGTGCCACGTAAATCCGGGTACACGCGGCCTGGCCGCTATCTCACGCTGACCACGTGCGATCCGGAGTGGGGACACAGCCACCGGTTGATCGTCTGGGCGCACCTGGACTCCACACAGCCTGTGGAGGACGGCAAGCCTGTTGCCCTGCGCCGTTAG
- a CDS encoding aminodeoxychorismate/anthranilate synthase component II, which yields MSARILVVDNYDSFVFNLVQYLYQLGAECEVLRNDEVSTAHAQDGFDGVLLSPGPGTPEEAGVCIEMVRHCAATGVPVFGVCLGMQSMQVAYGGVVDRAPELLHGKTSLVEHEGKGVFAGLPTPFTATRYHSLAAEPATVPAELEVTARTHDGIVMGLRHRELPVEGVQFHPESVLTEHGHLMLANWLVECGDQGAVARSAGLAPVVGRATA from the coding sequence GTGAGCGCGCGCATTCTCGTTGTCGACAACTACGACAGCTTCGTCTTCAACCTGGTCCAGTACCTCTACCAGCTGGGCGCGGAGTGCGAGGTGCTGCGCAACGACGAGGTGTCGACGGCGCACGCCCAGGACGGCTTCGACGGCGTCCTTCTGTCGCCCGGACCCGGCACACCGGAGGAGGCCGGGGTCTGCATCGAGATGGTGCGCCACTGCGCCGCGACCGGGGTGCCCGTCTTCGGTGTCTGCCTCGGCATGCAGTCGATGCAGGTGGCGTACGGCGGTGTCGTGGACCGCGCCCCCGAGCTGCTGCACGGCAAGACCTCCCTCGTCGAGCACGAGGGCAAGGGTGTCTTCGCCGGGCTGCCGACGCCGTTCACGGCGACCCGGTACCACTCTCTGGCCGCCGAGCCGGCGACGGTTCCGGCCGAGCTGGAGGTCACCGCGCGGACGCACGACGGGATCGTCATGGGGTTGAGGCACCGTGAACTCCCGGTCGAGGGCGTGCAGTTCCACCCGGAGTCGGTGCTGACGGAGCACGGGCACCTGATGCTGGCCAACTGGCTGGTGGAGTGCGGGGACCAGGGCGCGGTGGCGAGGTCGGCGGGGCTCGCCCCGGTGGTGGGCAGGGCCACGGCGTGA
- a CDS encoding class E sortase produces the protein MTALRPEREDLYGDASYESYGGDPYGGESFGGGSYAEEPYVAEPYVEESFGGAPSGGASAPYVPPADEPYVPPGDDETVALRILDPPPPPISASTASSVTSATGSPQGGRAARRKAAKGRHGRHGGGAAPESQSEQESPDGKPLSRVEARRQAKARKPGAAVVASRALGEVFITTGVLMLLFVSYQLWWTNVRAHAQADKEASSLQNDWASGKGAPGTFEPGQGFALLHIPKLDVVVPIAEGVSNKKVLDKGMVGHYSEGALKTAMPDAKTGNFALAGHRNTHGEPFRYINKLSPGDAIVVETQDDYFVYKMTSTLPVTAPSNTSVIDPIPKGSGFTTAGRYITLTTCTPEFTSKYRLIVWGKMVEERPRSKGKPDALVQ, from the coding sequence GTGACGGCCCTGCGCCCCGAGCGCGAGGACTTGTACGGCGACGCGTCGTACGAGTCCTACGGCGGCGATCCCTACGGCGGGGAGTCCTTCGGCGGTGGTTCCTACGCCGAGGAGCCCTACGTCGCGGAGCCCTACGTCGAGGAGTCTTTCGGCGGGGCGCCTTCGGGCGGGGCGTCGGCGCCGTACGTACCACCGGCCGATGAGCCGTACGTACCACCGGGCGATGACGAGACGGTGGCGCTGCGGATCCTCGATCCCCCGCCGCCTCCCATATCCGCTTCTACGGCCTCTTCCGTCACATCCGCCACTGGATCCCCACAGGGCGGCCGTGCGGCCCGCAGGAAGGCCGCCAAGGGCCGTCACGGGCGTCATGGTGGCGGAGCCGCCCCCGAATCGCAGTCCGAGCAGGAGTCGCCGGACGGGAAGCCGCTTTCCCGTGTCGAGGCCCGTCGGCAGGCAAAGGCACGCAAACCCGGCGCGGCCGTCGTCGCGAGCCGCGCGCTCGGTGAGGTGTTCATCACCACCGGCGTGCTGATGCTGCTGTTCGTCAGTTACCAGCTGTGGTGGACGAATGTGCGGGCGCACGCGCAGGCGGACAAGGAGGCCAGCAGCCTCCAGAACGACTGGGCGAGCGGCAAGGGCGCGCCGGGCACCTTCGAGCCGGGCCAGGGCTTCGCCCTGCTGCACATCCCCAAGCTGGACGTGGTGGTGCCGATCGCCGAGGGCGTCAGCAACAAGAAGGTCCTCGACAAGGGCATGGTGGGGCACTACAGCGAGGGCGCGCTCAAGACGGCGATGCCCGACGCCAAGACCGGCAACTTCGCCCTCGCCGGGCACCGCAACACCCACGGCGAGCCCTTCCGTTACATCAACAAGCTCTCACCGGGCGACGCGATCGTCGTCGAGACGCAGGACGACTACTTCGTCTACAAGATGACGTCGACGCTGCCGGTGACGGCTCCGAGCAACACGAGTGTGATCGACCCCATCCCCAAGGGATCCGGTTTCACCACGGCCGGCCGCTACATCACCCTCACCACCTGTACGCCGGAGTTCACCAGCAAGTACCGGTTGATCGTCTGGGGCAAGATGGTCGAGGAACGGCCGCGCAGCAAGGGCAAGCCGGATGCGCTCGTCCAGTAA
- a CDS encoding class E sortase, producing MAATTEQEQNTGTPAPRRRGTGRIAMAVSVFGELLITAGLVLGLFVVYSLWWTNVVADRAADKQADKVRDSWTERTTGGPGALDTKNGIGFLHVPAMKNGEVLVEKGTSTKILNDGVAGYYTDPVKATLPTSGKKGNFSLAAHRDGHGAKFHNIDKIKKGDAIVFETKDEWYVYKAYAVLAETSKYNVKVLGQIPKESGKKKAGHYITLTTCTPVYTSRYRYVVWGELVRTEKVDSERTLPKELR from the coding sequence GTGGCAGCGACCACCGAGCAAGAGCAGAACACCGGCACCCCAGCGCCGCGTCGCCGCGGCACCGGCCGGATCGCCATGGCGGTCAGCGTCTTCGGTGAACTCCTCATCACCGCGGGCCTGGTGCTCGGCCTGTTCGTCGTCTACTCGCTGTGGTGGACGAACGTCGTCGCGGACCGCGCGGCGGACAAACAGGCCGACAAGGTGCGCGACAGCTGGACCGAGCGGACCACCGGCGGTCCCGGTGCGCTGGACACCAAGAACGGCATCGGCTTCCTGCACGTCCCCGCGATGAAGAACGGCGAGGTCCTGGTCGAGAAGGGCACCTCGACGAAGATCCTCAACGACGGCGTCGCCGGCTACTACACCGACCCCGTCAAGGCCACGCTCCCCACCAGCGGCAAGAAGGGCAACTTCTCCCTCGCCGCCCACCGCGACGGCCACGGCGCGAAGTTCCACAACATCGACAAGATCAAAAAGGGCGACGCGATCGTCTTCGAGACCAAGGACGAGTGGTACGTCTACAAGGCCTACGCCGTTCTCGCCGAGACCTCGAAGTACAACGTCAAGGTCCTCGGCCAGATCCCCAAGGAGTCCGGCAAGAAGAAGGCGGGCCACTACATCACGTTGACGACGTGCACGCCGGTGTACACCTCGCGATACCGGTACGTGGTGTGGGGGGAGCTGGTCCGCACGGAGAAGGTGGACAGTGAGCGGACGTTGCCGAAGGAACTGCGGTGA